The Natrarchaeobius halalkaliphilus genomic sequence CGTCTGATCGACCATGCTGGCGACCTCTTCGGTGCTCGAGGCCTGCTGGTCGGTCGCCTGTGCGACTTCGTCGATCCCGTCCGAGACGTCCTCGATGGTGTCGTGGATCTCCTCGAGGATGTCGACGGCGCGGTCGATCGATTCGATACCGCGATCGATCCGATCGTTGTTCTCGTCGAGGCTTTCGACGGCGTTTTCGGTGTTCGATTCGACCTCGCGGATCATGGTCTCGATCTCGGTCGCGCGCTTTTGAGAGTCCTCCGCCAGGGATTTCACTTCGCTCGCGACGACGGCGAAGCCGTCTCCTGCTTTGTCTGCGTGTGCCGCCTCGATGGAGGCGTTGAGCGCGAGGAGGTTCGTCTGTTTGGCGATGTTGTTGATCACCTCGACGATCTCGTCGATCTCCCCGACGCTTTCCTGGATGGCGTTGACGTCTTCGGTGACCCCGTTGGCCGTCCGCTGAATCGCACCCATCGCGGTCCCGAGTTCGTTCGCGGACTCCTGGCCGGCCTCTGCGAGGTCGCGTGCCGACTCGCCCGCTGCAGCGACCTCCTCGGACGACGACGCGATCTCCTCGACCGACGCCGACAGGTTCGACATCTCCTCTGC encodes the following:
- a CDS encoding methyl-accepting chemotaxis protein; its protein translation is MSFDNSGGVADQSNEPDDDVDTDIDTSDVEDLASRSEYDDERANEIQSSIAELGESTVEISDRLEEIHAEADEQYESVMLVAEEMSNLSASVEEIASSSEEVAAAGESARDLAEAGQESANELGTAMGAIQRTANGVTEDVNAIQESVGEIDEIVEVINNIAKQTNLLALNASIEAAHADKAGDGFAVVASEVKSLAEDSQKRATEIETMIREVESNTENAVESLDENNDRIDRGIESIDRAVDILEEIHDTIEDVSDGIDEVAQATDQQASSTEEVASMVDQTVESAERIAEDTGVIASEVESQTDHIETMDRTLEHLVDDFAPNASPAE